Proteins from one Homalodisca vitripennis isolate AUS2020 chromosome 3, UT_GWSS_2.1, whole genome shotgun sequence genomic window:
- the LOC124356940 gene encoding uncharacterized protein LOC124356940 isoform X2, with product MEGDKNLPSHVSYWLTASSKNDCFFVLGSEEKQTERIGAVKIFLMGYSVPLRNMLEDSELAERGDMRVVDIEPGTFRIFLKCVYGGSDVIIPMLSFQESVDLLYVMEKYLVAEFIPRVVSHIMLILPLTFENIFIAISNPVCFLYKKLEDALLKILERDTDNIFSSPMFLQLDTTALQQIVKAKHLSTSEVRVWIAVVKWGKHAANSKNGEDVRNHILSHLKFIRFCTFPCTKFCETVIPTGILTCEEVNEICNYFGTGDAPDLEYICNNTNPRVESETKITFVHVVKDINNANEKYSVSKKYLFHNCYWYITVQSNDKIDLEVYMNCIGISSDTSWEVQVDCNLSLINQQSKGNLSKSLKTKFSNINSVWGFSSFYSWNNLINVSNGFLLDNTIIIMAQVKLNE from the exons atggAAGGGGACAAAAACCTACCATCACACGTCAGTTACTGGCTAACAGCCTCGTCAAAGAACGATTGTTTCTTTGTCTTGGGATCTGAAGAAAAACAGACTGAAAGGATTGgagcagtaaaaatatttctgatgGGATACAGTGTGCCTTTACGGAACATGCTTGAAGACAGTGAATTGGCTGAACGGGGAGACATGAGAGTTGTTGATATTGAACCAGGAACATTTAGGATTTTCTTGAAGTGTGTTTATGGTGGAAGTGATGTCATAATACCAATGCTTTCTTTTCAGGAGAGTGTTGACCTATTGTATGTAATGGAAAAGTATCTAGTAGCTGAGTTTATACCTAGAGTTGTATCACATATCATGCTTATACTTC cattgacatttgaaaatatatttatagcaatttcAAATCCAGTTTGTTTCCTGTACAAGAAGTTGGAAGATGctcttttaaaaatacttgaaCGCGATACAGACAATATTTTTTCCTCACCAATGTTCTTACAGCTGGATACCACAGCGTTGCAGCAGATTGTTAAGGCTAAACATCTGAGTACAAGTGAGGTACGCGTTTGGATAGCTGTTGTAAAATGGGGCAAACATGCAGCCAACTCTAAAAATGGCGAGGATGTGAGAAATCACATACTTTCCCATCTCAAGTTTATTCGTTTTTGCACATTTCCATGTACAAAATTTTGCGAAACTGTAATTCCCACAGGTATACTAACTTGTGAGGAAGTTAACGAGATATGCAATTATTTTGGTACAGGTGACGCTCCGGATTTGGAGTACATTTGTAACAACACTAATCCTCGAGTTGaatctgaaacaaaaataacttttgttcatgttgtaaaagacataaataatgccaatgaaaaatatagtgtgtctaaaaaatacctttttcacaACTGTTACTGGTATATCACAGTTCAATCAAATGATAAAATAGATTTAGAAGTTTATATGAATTGTATAGGGATCTCAAGTGATACTTCTTGGGAGGTCCAAGTAGATTGTAATCTTTCTCTGATAAACCAGCAAAGCAAGGGGAATTTGAGTAAATCCTTAAAAAcgaaattttctaatataaatagtgtttggggattttcttcattttattcttgGAACAATCTCATAAATGTTTCAAATGGGTTTTTACTAGACAACACTATTATTATAATGGCTCAagtgaaattaaatgaataa
- the LOC124356940 gene encoding uncharacterized protein LOC124356940 isoform X1, with translation MSEDELNEYLLINDRLLVSNFCRTTIGHGGTAIYSRYSSQQVKVNQAINSLSVELDCDLCCVEVVDLDLVLVTVYRSMNGDFISFLNTMEKVLSYINRLDKKSIICGDFNLKFLTSDKDADQFVNLCLTYGLQLTIHEPTRGKNCLDNFFTSLTLQNCTATVINCHVSDHLGQLLIVNNTYKENSSYLAKKELSYMGPSLKTVPILSDSNINVFRFYLAKEKWSDILFAKTSVNEMFNAFMLTVRYYFNLSFNKQVKIKRKNTVNIGSKANVEWYTDELCAKKDRLHLLYEHLKSSKGHEFEMYNVLYKSEKKDYRKQIKHTKKQYNSKLVKESGNQSKTLWQIVNKSRKGETKTKDPNIFSSDEYNRFFINIASNVKPKLNSVAANGLKAMQYVNNCKVPEHKVGLSFSYVTEKIVLDAVSHLSSKYSKDHYGLSNVLLKKIIDCILNPLTRLINLCLAQGIFPDCLKISKVIPIFKKGKKDDLNNYRPITVVPVFSKVLELIIGKQLMVYFELNRLICNNQFGYRNGLSTTHALIKLVEGIHDCFEGKDLAAVTFCDLSKAFDCVSHDLIVSKLEYFRVKGVALQIFQSYLENRVQYVQDSNESSCLLPVTCGVPQGSVLGPLLFIIMVNDLSSNIPAEIILYADDTTVLNRHDSESLALENAKYNQTLIENWLAANELVLNKEKTKTVLFSLKEKNMNLDSPMFLGLTLDPTLNWHQHISVLKSRLSKSIYALKRLSGELEREGLRQAYFGLFHAHMSYGLIVWGGAPKSEDIFVAQKKAIRVITGSHRLAHCKQLFIELRILTLHSLYIFQCLMYLRANLDKVHTRSSIHSHNTRSANLINLPQNRLLKSERNPIVISSRLMNKLPDTVKNLENDKFKICIINFLLKNPFYKVEEFLSESWSELDFSLT, from the coding sequence ATGTCGGAAGACGAGTTAAACGAGTACTTACTTATTAATGATAGGCTACTAGTGTCTAATTTTTGTAGAACAACTATTGGTCATGGAGGGACTGCTATTTACTCAAGATACTCTTCTCAACAAGTAAAGGTAAATCAAGCAATTAATAGTTTGTCAGTTGAATTGGACTGTGATCTGTGCTGTGTTGAAGTTGTTGACCTGGACCTAGTGCTGGTTACAGTTTACAGGAGTATGAAtggagattttatttcttttctcaatACAATGGAAAAAGTACTATCATATATTAATAGACTTgacaaaaaatctataatttgtggagattttaatctaaaatttttaactagtgaTAAAGACGCAGACCAGTTTGTGAACCTGTGTCTTACTTATGGCCTACAACTGACCATTCACGAACCTACTCGAGGTAAAAACtgcttagataatttttttacttctttgacCTTACAAAATTGTACTGCTACAGTTATTAACTGTCATGTGAGTGACCATTTGGGACAGCTATTAATTGTTAACAATACTTATAAGGAAAATAGCTCTTATCTTGCTAAAAAAGAACTGTCATATATGGGTCCTAGCTTAAAGACTGTTCCTATTCTAAGTGACTCTAACATCAATGTATTCAGATTTTACCTTGCCAAAGAAAAATGGagtgatattttatttgctaaaactAGTGTAAATGAAATGTTCAATGCTTTTATGCTCACAGTTcggtattactttaatttaagctttaataaACAGGTTaagattaaaaggaaaaatacagtaaatattggtTCTAAGGCTAATGTAGAGTGGTACACTGATGAGCTGTGTGCTAAAAAAGATAGGCTTCACTTactttatgaacatttaaaatcttcaaaaggGCATGAGtttgaaatgtataatgtattgtacaaatctgaaaaaaaagattatcgcaagcaaattaaacacacaaaaaaacaatataattctaaaCTAGTAAAGGAGTCAGGAAATCAGAGCAAAACCCTTTGgcagattgtaaataaaagtaggaaaggtgaaactaaaacaaaagacccaaatattttttcatcagatgaatataacaggttttttattaacattgccAGTAATGTAAAGCCGAAATTAAACAGTGTAGCAGCTAATGGGCTTAAAGCAATGCAGTATGTAAATAATTGCAAGGTACCTGAGCATAAGGTAGGGTTAAGTTTTAGCTATGTAACTGAAAAAATTGTCTTGGATGCAGTTAGTCATTTGTCTAGTAAGTATAGTAAGGACCATTATGGCTTGAGTAacgttttactgaaaaaaataatagattgtatTTTGAATCCTTTGACAAGGCTAATCAATTTATGTTTGGCCCAAGGAATTTTcccagattgtttaaaaataagcaaGGTCATTCCTATATTTAAGAAAGGTAAAAAAGATGACTtgaataattataggcctataacgGTAGTTCCTGTCTTTTCTAAGGTCTTAGAGTTAATCATAGGCAAACaattaatggtttattttgaattgaataggCTAATATGTAACAATCAGTTTGGCTATAGAAATGGGTTATCTACCACACATGCCCTTATAAAGCTAGTTGAGGGTATACATGATTGTTTTGAGGGTAAGGACCTTGCTGCGGTCACGTTCTGTGacctcagcaaggcctttgattgtgtttcaCACGATCTTATAGTTTCTAAGCTTGAGTATTTTAGGGTAAAGGGTGTGGCTCTTCAAATCTTTCAATCCTACCTTGAGAACAGAGTACAATATGTACAAGACAGTAATGAATCCTCATGTCTCTTGCCTGTCACGTGCGGTGTTCCGCAGGGATCTGTtttgggtcctttattatttattattatggttaaCGACCTCAGTAGTAATATTCCTGCGGAGATTATTctctatgcagatgacactactgTCTTAAATAGGCATGATAGTGAAAGTCTGGCATTAGAAAATGCTAAATATAATCAAACCCTCATTGAGAATTGGTTGGCTGCTAACGAACTAGTGTTAAACAAGGAAAAAACCAAAACTGTACTTTTttctcttaaagaaaaaaatatgaacttagaTAGTCCAATGTTCTTGGGATTAACTTTAGACCCAACCCTTAATTGGCACCAACACATATCTGTCCTCAAAAGTAGGCTTAGTAAAAGCATTTACGCTTTAAAAAGGTTAAGTGGTGAGTTGGAAAGGGAAGGCCTAAGGCAGGCctattttggtttatttcatgCCCATATGTCTTATGGTTTAATAGTATGGGGTGGTGCTCCCAAGTCAGAAGATATATTTGTTGCACAAAAAAAAGCTATAAGAGTAATTACTGGTTCCCATAGATTAGcccattgtaaacaattatttattgaattaagaatATTGACTTTACATTCCCTATACATATTTCAGTGTCTCATGTACTTGAGAGCTAATTTAGACAAGGTACATACAAGAAGCTCCATTCATTCCCACAATACTAGAtctgcaaatttaattaatttaccacaaaataggctattaaaaagtgaaagaaatCCCATAGTTATATCAAGCCGATTAATGAATAAGTTACCCGACACAGTcaagaatttagaaaatgataaatttaaaatctgtatcataaattttttattaaaaaatccgtTTTATAAAGTGGAAGAATTTCTTTCTGAGAGTTGGTCCGAATTGGATTTTAGCCTGACCTGA